One stretch of Hemibagrus wyckioides isolate EC202008001 linkage group LG01, SWU_Hwy_1.0, whole genome shotgun sequence DNA includes these proteins:
- the si:ch211-149k23.9 gene encoding germ cell-specific gene 1-like protein isoform X1 — protein sequence MLEHMPRRSRSLLCLSLTSLALVMSVLAFCTSYWCEGTQKVVKPLCLSPVKMEKCSQNNSQLFAVGTAKPDTRELTTYQNHKSSEKLKTQLRYLTFSHSVCPELSMNGTVSPNQTKPLTKNQQTQLANAVQYIWETGEDKYMFRYFHAGFWKSCEKHADGERCRRFLDLTPEDTHGVLWLSMISEFIYIGLLGTGFLLMWLEVFCLHKEMHALKINAFAALCTVLSGLTGMMAHMMYTTVFQVTVIIGPKDWRPQNWDYGWSFAMAWVSFSCCMGAAVLTFNSYTKTIIEIRRRKRLRLEEAPSYEEVVSGGGIYSISGLLQHPGGMIDRMWQDHESMEVKAKVVLIGGCKPEECEDCEREMDYMEGAIDSEGTDSPC from the exons ATGTTGGAGCACATGCCTCGCCGCTCCCGCTCtcttctctgcctctctttgaCCTCTCTTGCTCTGGTTATGTCTGTGCTGGCCTTTTGCACCTCCTACTGGTGTGAGGGAACACAGAAAGTGGTGAAACCGCTCTGCCTCTCACCTGTGAAAATGGAGAAATGTAGCCAGAACAACAGCCAGCTTTTTGCAGTGGGCACAGCGAAACCAG ACACAAGAGAGTTAACAACATATCAAAATCACAAGTCTTCAGAGAAGCTGAAAACTCAGCTCAG ATATCTGACCTTTAGTCACTCTGTCTGCCCAGAGCTTTCCATGAATGGAACAGTGTCACCAAACCAGACAAAACCGCTTACCAAGAACCAACAGACACAGCTGGCTAATGCTGTGCAGTACATTTGGGAAACTGGAGAGGACAAGTACATGTTTCGGTACTTCCACGCAGGATTCTGGAAATCTTGTGAGAAGCATGCTGATG GGGAGCGATGTCGCAGGTTTCTAGACCTAACTCCTGAAGATACTCATG GTGTTCTCTGGTTGTCTATGATATCTGAGTTCATATACATCGGTCTGTTGGGGACAGGCTTTCTGTTGATGTGGTTGGAGGTTTTTTGTTTGCATAAAGAAATGCATGCACTCAAAATCAACGCATTTGCAGCCCTATGCACTGTGCTGTCAG GCCTAACTGGGATGATGGCCCATATGATGTACACCACAGTTTTCCAGGTGACTGTGATAATAGGACCCAAAGACTGGAGACCTCAGAACTGGGACTATGGCTGGTCTTTTGC CATGGCCTGGGTGTCTTTTAGCTGCTGTATGGGTGCTGCTGTCCTCACCTTCAACTCCTACACCAAGACTATCATTGAGATTCGCCGTCGAAAGAGGCTACGCCTGGAGGAAGCTCCTTCCTATGAGGAGGTGGTTTCAGGAGGTGGAATCTACTCTATCAGTGGCCTACTGCAGCATCCTGGTGGGATGATTGATAGAATGTGGCAAGACCATGAGAGTATGGAAGTGAAGGCAAAAGTGGTGCTGATAGGGGGATGTAAACCGGAGGAGTGTGAGGACTGCGAGAGGGAGATGGATTACATGGAAGGGGCCATAGACAGTGAGGGAACAGACTCACCTTGTTAA
- the si:ch211-149k23.9 gene encoding germ cell-specific gene 1-like protein isoform X3 has product MYYNNQHTKNNLCKIYLHIFFFCCCCNVEISHCGTNKELSMNGTVSPNQTKPLTKNQQTQLANAVQYIWETGEDKYMFRYFHAGFWKSCEKHADGERCRRFLDLTPEDTHGVLWLSMISEFIYIGLLGTGFLLMWLEVFCLHKEMHALKINAFAALCTVLSGLTGMMAHMMYTTVFQVTVIIGPKDWRPQNWDYGWSFAMAWVSFSCCMGAAVLTFNSYTKTIIEIRRRKRLRLEEAPSYEEVVSGGGIYSISGLLQHPGGMIDRMWQDHESMEVKAKVVLIGGCKPEECEDCEREMDYMEGAIDSEGTDSPC; this is encoded by the exons ATGTATTACAATAATCAACACACCAAGAATAACTTATGTAAaatttatttgcacattttcttcttttgttgctgctgtaaCGTGGAAATTTCCCActgtgggacgaataaag AGCTTTCCATGAATGGAACAGTGTCACCAAACCAGACAAAACCGCTTACCAAGAACCAACAGACACAGCTGGCTAATGCTGTGCAGTACATTTGGGAAACTGGAGAGGACAAGTACATGTTTCGGTACTTCCACGCAGGATTCTGGAAATCTTGTGAGAAGCATGCTGATG GGGAGCGATGTCGCAGGTTTCTAGACCTAACTCCTGAAGATACTCATG GTGTTCTCTGGTTGTCTATGATATCTGAGTTCATATACATCGGTCTGTTGGGGACAGGCTTTCTGTTGATGTGGTTGGAGGTTTTTTGTTTGCATAAAGAAATGCATGCACTCAAAATCAACGCATTTGCAGCCCTATGCACTGTGCTGTCAG GCCTAACTGGGATGATGGCCCATATGATGTACACCACAGTTTTCCAGGTGACTGTGATAATAGGACCCAAAGACTGGAGACCTCAGAACTGGGACTATGGCTGGTCTTTTGC CATGGCCTGGGTGTCTTTTAGCTGCTGTATGGGTGCTGCTGTCCTCACCTTCAACTCCTACACCAAGACTATCATTGAGATTCGCCGTCGAAAGAGGCTACGCCTGGAGGAAGCTCCTTCCTATGAGGAGGTGGTTTCAGGAGGTGGAATCTACTCTATCAGTGGCCTACTGCAGCATCCTGGTGGGATGATTGATAGAATGTGGCAAGACCATGAGAGTATGGAAGTGAAGGCAAAAGTGGTGCTGATAGGGGGATGTAAACCGGAGGAGTGTGAGGACTGCGAGAGGGAGATGGATTACATGGAAGGGGCCATAGACAGTGAGGGAACAGACTCACCTTGTTAA
- the si:ch211-149k23.9 gene encoding germ cell-specific gene 1-like protein isoform X2: MLEHMPRRSRSLLCLSLTSLALVMSVLAFCTSYWCEGTQKVVKPLCLSPVKMEKCSQNNSQLFAVGTAKPELSMNGTVSPNQTKPLTKNQQTQLANAVQYIWETGEDKYMFRYFHAGFWKSCEKHADGERCRRFLDLTPEDTHGVLWLSMISEFIYIGLLGTGFLLMWLEVFCLHKEMHALKINAFAALCTVLSGLTGMMAHMMYTTVFQVTVIIGPKDWRPQNWDYGWSFAMAWVSFSCCMGAAVLTFNSYTKTIIEIRRRKRLRLEEAPSYEEVVSGGGIYSISGLLQHPGGMIDRMWQDHESMEVKAKVVLIGGCKPEECEDCEREMDYMEGAIDSEGTDSPC, from the exons ATGTTGGAGCACATGCCTCGCCGCTCCCGCTCtcttctctgcctctctttgaCCTCTCTTGCTCTGGTTATGTCTGTGCTGGCCTTTTGCACCTCCTACTGGTGTGAGGGAACACAGAAAGTGGTGAAACCGCTCTGCCTCTCACCTGTGAAAATGGAGAAATGTAGCCAGAACAACAGCCAGCTTTTTGCAGTGGGCACAGCGAAACCAG AGCTTTCCATGAATGGAACAGTGTCACCAAACCAGACAAAACCGCTTACCAAGAACCAACAGACACAGCTGGCTAATGCTGTGCAGTACATTTGGGAAACTGGAGAGGACAAGTACATGTTTCGGTACTTCCACGCAGGATTCTGGAAATCTTGTGAGAAGCATGCTGATG GGGAGCGATGTCGCAGGTTTCTAGACCTAACTCCTGAAGATACTCATG GTGTTCTCTGGTTGTCTATGATATCTGAGTTCATATACATCGGTCTGTTGGGGACAGGCTTTCTGTTGATGTGGTTGGAGGTTTTTTGTTTGCATAAAGAAATGCATGCACTCAAAATCAACGCATTTGCAGCCCTATGCACTGTGCTGTCAG GCCTAACTGGGATGATGGCCCATATGATGTACACCACAGTTTTCCAGGTGACTGTGATAATAGGACCCAAAGACTGGAGACCTCAGAACTGGGACTATGGCTGGTCTTTTGC CATGGCCTGGGTGTCTTTTAGCTGCTGTATGGGTGCTGCTGTCCTCACCTTCAACTCCTACACCAAGACTATCATTGAGATTCGCCGTCGAAAGAGGCTACGCCTGGAGGAAGCTCCTTCCTATGAGGAGGTGGTTTCAGGAGGTGGAATCTACTCTATCAGTGGCCTACTGCAGCATCCTGGTGGGATGATTGATAGAATGTGGCAAGACCATGAGAGTATGGAAGTGAAGGCAAAAGTGGTGCTGATAGGGGGATGTAAACCGGAGGAGTGTGAGGACTGCGAGAGGGAGATGGATTACATGGAAGGGGCCATAGACAGTGAGGGAACAGACTCACCTTGTTAA